The genomic DNA AGGTGGTTAACCAGGAACTTCACATCGACGTCCAGGATTTTCTTCCCGCGACGCTTCCCAACGGAGGAAACGCGCCGATGTACGACGACAGGATCATCGCCCATGAGATGGTACATGCAGTAATGGGGCGCACCATGAATTTTGTCGCGCTCTCCACCTGGTTCAAGGAGGGTGCTGCGGAATTCATTCACGGAGCCGACGAGCGGCTCGCGGCGGACATCACAAATGCCGGCGGTGGCGCCGCTGGAAGAAACGCCGTCGTCGCTGCCATAAACGGCCCCTGGGTCAGCGACAGTCGCCACTATTCCGCTGGTTATGCTGCAGTCAAGTACATGGATTCACAGATAGCCGGGGGAATTCAGGCGGTCCTCAACCACCTCAACACGAATGCCGGATCCACCCTCAGTCAGGCGCTGTCGGCTCTTTCAGGGGGCACCTATGCCGACGAAGCCGCTTTTCTCGCTGATTTCAATGCAAACGGCGCCGCATACATAGCCGGCCTGAATCTGGGTGATGCTGATACCGGTTCCGTTGGAGGGGGCACCGCCACCTCCGTCGTTCCCGATCTGGGCGGCCCGGCCACTGACGACCCCCTGACGGGCTTCACCGAGATTTGGCCCACAGCCGCCGCAACTCCGTCGACAGTTGCCGTTCAGATAGGCGCAGACAGTGGCGACACCTTCGAGCTCAGGCTGGCGGCTGCAGGGGCCTCGGATCTCGGCCTCTCGGGAGTAGATGTGACTGTCGATGCTCGTGATGCTATTGACCGGTTCGATGCAGCCATAAAAACACTGAGCAGCATCAGAGGCGACATGGGTGCCGACCTTAACCGCCTTGGCCATATGCTTGCCACGGCGATGAACGAATACGAGAACCTGGCTGCCAGCAACAGCCGCATTCTGGACGCGGATGCGGCCGAAGAGACGGCACGGCTTACCAGAAGCGACATACTTCTTCAGGCCAGTACGGCTCTCATGTCCAACATCATGAACGCTCCCCGGTACGCCCTTTCCCTCCTTGCAGCATAATCAGCACGCAGGCTGTGCAGAGGTGCGCGTAAAATAGGCACCCTTTGTTTTGTATTAGCTTTACTCCCCATAGTTTTCGAGTCAATGGGGCAATAGAACGTGGATTTCTTCTTGGCATGCCACGTGCTAATTCAATTACCTGAAGCATGTTACCGACTGGCAAAGGCGCCTTCACTTTCGTGGAGGCGCCTTTTTTTTCATTCGAGGATTCTACTATGGCCCGACCAGACTACTACGACGCTCCCGAGTGCGATACCCATCAGGAAAAGGGTGCACCGAAGTTCTGCAAGAAATCCGAGCCGGGTGAGGGGACGGAGCGCTCCTGCGCCTACGACGGGGCCCGCGTCGTCCTCATGCCCGTCACCGACGTCATCCATCTCGTTCACGGTCCCATCGCCTGCGCCGGCAACTCGTGGGACAACCGCGGCGCCCGATCGAGCGGCTCCCAGCTCTACCGCCGCGGATTCACGATGGAGATGCTGGAGAACGACGTCGTCTTCGGAGGCGAGAAGAAGCTCTACCGGGCGATCCTAGACCTGGCGGAGCGCTACCCCGAGGCCCGGGCGATCTTCGTCTACGCCACCTGCGTGACCGCCATGACCGGGGATGACATCGAGGCGGTTTGCAAGGCGGCACAAGAATTTATCAATAAGGATTTTTGTTCAGGCCAAGGCGGCGACGAGGAAGCGACGCAGGCGTACGCGGAAGTACGTCGAGGAGCTTCCGACGGAGCCAACGCCGGGATGGACGAAAAGCCGCCGTTGAGGGTACCGGTCCCTGTTATTCCAGTCAATACCCCCGGCTTCATCGGCGACAAGAACATCGGCAACCGCCTGGCGGGGGAGATCCTCTTCAAACGCGTGATCGGAACTGCTGAGCCCCCCATCCTCGGCGAATATCCGATCAACCTCATCGGGGAGTACAACATCGCCGGTGACCTCTGGGGGATGCAGCCCCTCTTCGACCGGCTCGGGATACAGATACTCTCCTGCTTTTCCGGCGACGCGAAATTCGAGGAGCTCCGCTACGCTCACCGGGCGAAGCTCAACGTGATCATCTGTTCGAAGAGCCTCACCAATCTCGCCAAGAAGATGCAGAAGAATTACGGGATGCCCTACCTGGAGGAGTCGTTCTACGGGATGACCGACACGGCGAAGGCGCTCCGCGACATCGCCCGAGAGCTCGACGACGCGGTTGGGGGGCTCGAGAAGCGGATCATGCAGGACCGGGTGGAGCGGCTCCTCGAAGAGGAAGAGGCGAAGTGCCGGGAGCGGATCTCACCGTACCGTGCGCGCCTCGAGGGGAAGCGGGCCGTTCTCTTCACGGGAGGGGTGAAGACGTGGTCGATGGTGAACGCCCTGCGGGAGCTGGGGGTGGAGATCCTCGCGGCCGGCACCCAGAACTCTACCCTCGAGGACTTCTACCGGATGAAGTCGCTCATGCACAAGGACGCCCGGATCATCGAGGACACTTCGACGGCGGGGCTTCTCGGGGTGATGCGGGAGAAGATGCCCGACCTGATCGTCGCCGGCGGCAAGACCAAGTTCCTCGCGCTCAAGACGAAGACCCCCTTTCTCGACATCAACCATGGCCGTTCCCACCCCTACGCCGGATACGAGGGGATGGTGACCTTCGCGAAGCAGCTCGATCTGACGGTGAACAATCCGATCTGGCCGGTGCTCAACCGCCCGGCTCCCTGGGAGAAGGAGGGGGGAATCGCGGCGGAAGCCGAGCAGGCCGCCTCTCATGCAGAAGCCTTCCTGGCTGAGGATATCTCGGCGTCCCGCGTGGCTGTTTCCACCAAGAAGGCAACGGTAAATCCGCAGAAGAATTCTCCCGCCCTCGGGGCCACCCTTGCCTACCTCGGCATCGACAGCATGCTGGGCCTCCTCCACGGGGCGCAGGGCTGCTCGACCTTCATCCGGCTCCAGCTCTCACGGCACTTCAAGGAATCGATCCCCCTCAACTGCACCGCCATGAGCGAGGACACGGCGATTTTCGGCGGATGGGAGAACCTCAAGAAGGGGCTCAAGCGGGTAATCGAAAAGTTCCATCCCGCTGTGGTCGGTGTGATGACCTCGGGACTGACCGAGACGATGGGGGACGACGTACGGAGCGCCATCGTCCACTTCCGCAAGGAAAACCCGGATCACGACGCGGTGCCCGTGGTGTGGGCTTCCACCCCCGATTACTGCGGATCGCTCCAGGAGGGGTACGCGGCGGCGGTGGAGGGTATCCTCTGCTCCCTTGCGGAGGGTGGAGAGACGATTCCCGGGCAGGTGAATCTCATACCTGGCGCCCACCTCACCCCTGCCGACGTGGAGGAACTGAAGGAGCTAGTTGAGTCGTTCGGGCTCGTACCGCTGACGGTTCCCGACATCTCCAATGCCGTTGACGGGCACATCGACGCCGAGGTCTCGCCGCTGGCCACCGGCGGTATTCCCGTGTCGGAGATCCCGAAGGCTGGAAGGAGCCTCGCCACCATTTACGTCGGCGATTCCCTCGCCAAAGCGGCCGTTGCGCTTCGCGAACGCTTCGGCATCCCCGCGTACGGGTTCACATCTGTCACAGGGCTTTCGGAGGTCGACCGGCTGATGGCGACCCTGTCCGAGATAAGCGGCCGGCCGGTACCGGAAAAGCACCTCCGCTGGAGAAGCCGGCTCATGGACGCGATGGTGGACAGCCACTACCAGTTCGGGACGAAGAAGGTCGCACTCGCCCTGGAGGCGGATCACCTGAAGGCGCTCTCCCGCTTTCTCGACGGGATGGGGTGCGAGATAACCGCCGCCCTTTCCGCCACACGGACCCGGGGACTCGACTCACTACCCAGCGGGAACGTGTTTGTCGGGGACCTGGAGGACCTGGAGACAGCAGGGAAGGGGGCGGACCTCCTCGTGGCCAACTCCAACGGACGGCAGGCGGCGGCGAAGCTCGGGATCAAGGCGCATCTGCGGGCGGGGCTCCCAGTTTTCGACCGCCTCGGTGCCCACCAGAAGGTGTGGGTGGGGTACCGCGGGACGTTGAATCTCGTATTCGAGGTGGCGAATCTGTTCCAGGCTAATGCAAACGAGGCACAGAAGCTGGCACACAATTAAAAAGCAGGTTCAGGTTGAGGTTAAGGTTTAGGAGAAAAATGCTTTCCCTCAACCTCAACCTCAACCTCTACCTGCCTCCGAAGGAGGCTTTATGAAAGTCGCATTTACATCGACGGACGGCCAGATCATCGACCAGCACTTCGGCCAGTGCAGCAGCTTCTTTGTCTGGGAGATCGGCGCAGATGAAGCTGGCTGCGTGGGGAAGGTGGATGCACTCACGACGGCTGAGGACGAGGAGGACCGGATCTCCGCCCGGGCCAATGCAATCGCCGACTGCGCCATCGTCTATACGATGCAGATCGGCGGCCCCGCAGCGGCGAAGCTGGTGGCGCGGAAGATACACCCGATGAAGACCGCCACGGAGCTTCCCGTCTCGGAGATCGTCGCAAAGCTCCAGGAGGTCCTCAAGGGGAACCCCCCGCCGTGGCTCAGGAAAGCGTTGCACAAGGAATCAGCCGGTTCATTTCTCGACGAGGAATAACGTTCGACACGACAACAACCTACTAGTTGTTGAATCACTAAGGTTGTTCAAAAGCAGACAGATCTTTGCACCCTCACGGGCGTAGCAGCAAGGTTCTTGTGTCTGGCAGCGGCGTCAGATTCGCGATGATTCCGTCGTCGGCGACGACCGATGGCCCGCAGGCGTAGCAGCGCTACGTCGAGGAGCCTGCGGAGGAGCCGGCGGCGGAAGGACGCGAATATGGCGTCGCATCCGAACAACAATCCTAAAGGAGGATCAGTATCATGGCTTACATCACCGGACTCAGAAGGAACAAGACGGAATACACCCCGGAATTCATCGTGGACATAGACATGGAGACCTGCATCGGGTGCGCCCGTTGCTACAAGGTGTGCGCCCACGACGTCCTCACCTTCGAGGAACTGGACGAGGACGATTCGGCGAAGATGTACATGAAGGTCGCCCGCCCGGACAACTGCATCGGGTGCCAAGCGTGCGGGAGGACGTGCAGCAAGAAGTGCTTCAGCTTCGCCCCCGTCGAACTTTGACGGCTGCGGCTTTTTGGCAATAGGTTCGTTGGCCTTCCTCCCTCCTTGTACGGCGTAGCGCTGCTACGCCTCCGCGTCGGGACTCGGCCGCCTGCCTCTTGCCGAAAAATCCACAGCCGTCAGGTCTTAACCGGCCGGGTGAAGAGTTTCGGGTTCTGGCAAGGCTTCGCAACGGACTCGGCGGAGGCGTGGCAGCGCCACGCCGCACAACGATGGACGGAAGCGAAACGCCGCCAGGTTCCGGAAATCTTCACCCGTAAAGGAGAAAGCTATGTTATTAGCTGTTGCTTCTAAGGATGGTAGAGAGATCGACCAGCACTTCGGTCATGCCGAGCGTTTCCTTATCTTCGACGTGGAGCCGGATGCGGTGAAGCTCGTGGACGAGAAGCACGTTGAGCGCTACTGCTCCTACGATGCCGACCATCCGCTCCGTGCCCATATCCTCCAGGGGATAGCGAAGGCCCTGGAAGGGTGCCGAGCCGTTGTGTGCGCGCAGATCGGGCAGGCGCCGCAGGTTGAGATGGAGCGGCTCGGCCTCGATGTCTTCGTCGCCGACGGGCCGATCAAGCCGGCCCTGCAGGAGATAGTGAAGATTCTGTAGCCCTCGCTCATTGCGAGACCGATCACAAAGAGGTGATGACTCATGGAGAATTCGGCCTTCAACCACTGCAATCTTCCTCCGTGGGTCATCGCCTCGCGCCACTTCAACGAAAACCCGCACCCCCTCGAGATCCAGGGGGTGCGCCAGGCGAACCATTTCCTCTTCGAGCGCCTTCGCACCATCGCGTCTGCCGAAGAGCGGGCCCACATCTTCAACGACTACATGTCGGTCAAGTTCCAGCTCCACCAGTGGGAGAGCCAGGCAAGCTCGAGCGCCCGCAAGAGCCTGCGCAACAGCTATTTACGGTTTCTCCGTGGCTGGATGATGGACTCCAACTCTGTCGAGGGCGCCGTCCTCAAGGGGTGGGTGGAGAGCCGGATAGGCATCCCCCCCACGTTCCACAGGATACGCATCCCGTCCATCCACTCCGAACAATACATGATCTTTGCCGTCGACCGCACCAAGGGGAGCGCCCGCACGAGTGCCATCAACTCGCAGCTCGACCTGCTCTACGAATACTGCCAGTACGAACTGGCGAGAAAGCTGCCTGAAGAGCGGCACGTGCGCCTTTTCCGCGGGACGAACGACGCCGACGACTACGAGGTTCTCGAGCAGGTGGGGAGGCGGGAGCAGATCGTTCGCCTCAACAACCTCGTCTCCTTCACTTCAAGCGAGGAGAGAGCGTGGGAGTTTGGCGATACGGTATGGGAGATTCGGGCCCCCCTCGTGAAGGTCTTCTTCTTCGGCGGGCTCCTCCCTCAGTCGATCCTGAAAGGGGAGGAGGAATTCCTGGTTATTGGAGGAGAATACCGTGTGCGGCGGATTATGTGCTAGAGCGACGCCATATTCGCGCCCTTCCGCCGCCGGCTCCTCCTCGGGCTCCTCGACGTAGCGCTGCTACGCCTGCGGGCCGTCGGTCGTCGCCGACGACGGAATCATCGCGAATCTGACTCCGCTGGTGGGCCATCTTATGCGCGCTCCGTGGCGCTTTCTGCGGGTGCGACGATCTGACTATTTTTGAACAACCTGGAGTTTTCCAACTACCTCCTTATCCTGAGAAAACAACGGCGAAAGCTTCACCAGGTCCTCCGCCAGCCGCTCCAGTTCGGCCACGAGGCGGCGGTCCATCTTTTTCAGCCACCGCTTCGGGAGCTCCGCCTCGCCGTAGTAGGCGCCGGCGAGGGCGCCCGCGATCGCCCCGGTGGTGTCGGCGTCCCCACCCTGGTTCACCGTCCCCACGACACATTCCTCGAAACTGCGCGATATGAAGAAGTGATGGAAGACCGTCTGGAGGGTGTCGACGACGTACCCGGTGGCAAGGCCGCGGTAGTGGTCGAAGGAAAAGGACGGATGTGACTGGATCAGCGTGTCGACCTCCCGCTTCAGCCTGTTTTTGGAGAAACCGAGGAGTGCAAGGTGAATCAGTCTCCCGAATGTGATGCAGGCGGCATCAGACAGAGGGTGGTTGTGGGTGAGCCTTGCCTGGGACAGGGCACACTGCTCGAGGAGGGTAGCGTCGCCTAGGCAGAAGAGGGCTGTTGGTAGCATCCGCATCACCGCGCCATTCCCGGCATCCCACTGGTTGAACGGTGCCTCCAGCTCACCCTTGAGCATGTAGCGGCGAATCCCCCTCCTGCAGGTCTCCCCAACGTCGACCGGCTTCGACCTGAGCCATGCTGCGAAGCTGTCGGCGATGCCGGTGAGGGACCACCCCCCGGCTGCCACTGTCGCCCGTGCGATGCACAACGACATCTGCGTGTCGTCCGTGACCTCGCCGGGCTTGAGACGTAGCCATCCCCCTCCGACGATGTCGTCGAGGCGGCCGTAGCGGCTTGTAATCTCCCCGGAGGTGAGGAACTCGGCGGGGGCGCCCAGGGCATCACCAAGAGCAAGCCCTACGAAGGCACTACGTGCCCGGGAAAGCATTTCAGTAGTTTGATTCATGTTCCCCGACGGTGCAATTACCGCACCCCGGCGGCCGCTGACCCGGAAGGCCGTGCATGAGTGAAAGGACCTCTTTTTTCGAAGCCGTGGCGCGGTGCAGGTGCACACTTTATAGGCAGACGCCGGAAATGAGGCAGTGCTTTGGCGGCGGAGGGCGGCAGCGCAGGATGTAATTTGCTGGTTATCAGGAGATTACGGAAGCTGGTCCGCGCTGGCATGGTTAATGCCATAGGTGGACAGAAGCATCGACAGTGGCAACGAAGCCCGACGCGAGGAGCGTCGGGCTTTTTTTTCGGCAAGGGCGCCGGGTGAATTTCATCCGGCGCCTTTCTCGTAAGGAGGAACGAATATGGCACACGCATGCGGTTCGGCTAAGAAGGTCCAGGGTCACCCCTGTTTCGGCGGCGATCACAGGAAAAACGGCAGAATGCATCTGGCGGTGGCTCCGAAGTGCAACATACAGTGCGGTTACTGCAGCCGCCGGCACGACTGCGCCAACGAGTCTCGCCCAGGTGTGACGAGCCGGATTCTCACGCCTCAGGAGGCGCTCGTCAAGGTGCGTGAGGTGATGGCGAGTCCGATCCTCGGTCCGATGATAAAAGTGGTGGGGATAGCCGGCCCGGGGGACCCGCTGGCCAACGAGGAGACCTTTGAGACGTTTCGGCTCGTTCGGGAGGAATTCCCCCACCTCATCGCCTGCATGAGCACCAACGGCCTCCTCCTGCCGCAAAAGATCGACCGGCTCGCTGAGCTCGGGCTCTGCAGTCTCACCGTAACAATCAACGCACTCGATCCCGAAGTCGCCGCCGCGATCTATCGCAGCGTGACATTTGGCGGGCACAGGTACACGGGGAGCGAGGGGGCGGCCCTCCTCATCGCGAACCAGCTCGAAGGGCTCAAGCTCGCGGCGCAGCACGGGATGACCATCAAGGTGAATACCGTCCTCATCCCGGGCGTCAATGACGGGGAGGTGCAAAGGGTCGCCCGGAAGGTAAAGGAGCTGGGGGCCCACGTCATGAATGTTCTTCCCCTCATCCCGCAGGCCTCCTTTGCTCACATGACGCCGCCGGACGAGGCGCTTCTTGACAAGATGCGCAGGGAGAACGAGGCTATCATCGGGCAGTTCAAACATTGCCGCCAGTGCCGCGCGGATGCGGTGGGGCTTCTCGATGGAGCGGCTGTTTCCGCCGCCGGTGCCGCGTAAGGAGGCAAATCTGGAGATAGCTCCTTTTAAGAAAGAAGATGCTGCTGTTTTTCTAGTCCATGCATGTGCGGAAGGCTGGTTATGCGAGCCGTGGGAAATTGATTTTCTCCTCAACGCCTTCCCTTCCGGGTGTCTCACCGCTCGGAAGGGGGGTGTTCCGTTCGCTTTCGTTACTGCTGTTTCCTATGGATGTCATGGCTGGATCGGGAACCTTCTGGTTCATCCAGCCGAGCGGGGAAGGGGGGTTGGGCTCACGCTGATGCAGAGAGCGCTGGCAGAACTTCGAAAGGTACGGACGGAAACGGTGTGGCTCACCGCTTCTGCCGCCGGCAGGCCCCTGTACGAGCGGCTTGGTTTCCGGGAAATAGACACGGTAAGGCGATGGGTGGGGGCCGGATGCGGAAACGCCCGAACTCTTCAGGGACAAGGGGACGTACCCGTTTTGCCCGCGGACCGTCTCGGCTGGGGGGAGCCCCGAACCCAACTGGTCGACGCGATTACCGCCCGTGCCGTTGTGTATTCCGGACCCGCAGGTTTTCTCATGGCGCAGCCTGCGGCCGGATATATCCAGATCGGCCCATGGGCTGGAGATAGTCTGCGCCAGACATTCCATCTGTTTGATAAGCTCCTTTCACATTTGGGGAAGAAGCGGGTCGTGCTGGACTCGCCTGCCGGCAATGATATCGAGGGGGATCTCCGCATGCGCAATTTTTATGCTACATCCTCTGCGAGTCTGATGTTCAGGGGGGAAAGGCCGGAGTATCGACCCCACACATCGGTGCCTTGGGCAGCCTCGGAAGCATGGGGTGAGGTCGCCAGTATTTACAGCGACAAAGAGTTGCGGTGAGGGTTAGAAGGGTGTAATCTTGCTTGTCGCATTCAGTATGAATAAAAAAAATTGACTAAAATTTAAGCAATTTAACGGTTGCCTGCTTAAAGAATAATCTGGTATCATTCGGCTGCTCAAAAAGTAGCCGTGGATCGCCAGTTCAGGGGTTCATGTTCTTTGCTGTTTCCGTTCTCCGTTTATCTCAATTTCAGTATCGAGGTTTCAAATGCTCATTGTGGCCTGCATAAAGCAGGTACCCGACACGACCCAGGTGCAGATCGATCCGGTTACCAATACCCTGGTCCGTGAAGGGATACCCTTCATCGTCAACCCGTACGACACACATGCCCTGGAGGAGTCGCTCCGGCTCAAGGACCGTTTCGGCGTGCGCGTGGCCGCCATGTCCATGGGACCTCCCAATGCGGAGGCCACCCTGCGAAAGGCGCTGGCCCTCGGGGTGGACGAGGCTATCCTGCTTTCCGACCGCGTCTTCGGCGGGGCCGACACCCTTGCCACTAGCAATGTCCTGTCCGCAGCCATCACCCGGCTGAACGAGCAGGAGGAGGTCGGTCTCGTCATCTGCGGCAAGCAGACCATCGACGGCGACACGGCCCAGGTGGGTCCCGGCATCGCCACACGTCTTGGTCTCACCCAGCTCACACTGGTGGACCGAATCGAGCATTTCGACCCGAAGGGGCGTACGGTAAGGGTGCGGCGAAAGCTGGAAGGCAGACACGAGATCGTCGAGGCGCCCCTTCCAGCGATGCTCACGGTGGTAAGGGAGCTTAACCGCCCCCGCTACCCGACCGTGCCGATGCGTCTTGCCTCTGCCGATTCCGAGGTCACCGTCTGGAACAATCAGGTCCTCAAGCTCGATGAAATGAGCATCGGCCTGAAAGGCTCTCCCACCTGGGTGAGCAGGATATTTTCTCCCGAGCGGGACAAGGGGGAAATCATCGGCGACGGGTTGAACGATCCGGAGGGAACTGCGAAGTTGCTTATCGACAAGCTTCTCGCCAAGGACCTGCTGGCTCTTTGACGGCTGCGGCTTTTGGCAATAGGTTCGTTGGCCTTCGCTCTTCCTTGTGCGGCGTAGCGCTGCTACGCCTCCGCGTCAGAGCTCGGCCGCCTGCCTCTTGCCGAAAGATCCACAGCCGAAGCTGATAGCTGCAACAATACCGAAAACCTGAAAAGGATTTCTATGACTGAACCGAAGAAGTTGAAGAAGCCCCGCGGCAAGGCGTGTCTCATCGAGGGGAAATGCATTGCCTGTGGTGCCCGTTGCGAAAGCTCCTGCCCTGTCGATGCGGTGACCATGAACGATGCGGGAGAGCCGATCATCGATGCCGAAAAATGTATCGGCTGCGTCAAGTGCGTCAAGGTCTGCCCCGCCCAGGCCATCGAAATGTTCTTCACCCCGGAGGAGCAGAAGATCCTTGACGAGATAATGAAGCAGGAGGGTGGGTCGGCCGAGGAGCCGGACGACGAAGAAGCCGCGCTGGCAAAGACCCTTTCTGCTTATACGGGTGTCTGGGTTTTTGTGGAACAGACCGAAGGGGAGGCCGCCAAGGTTTCGTGGGAGCTGCTCGGCAAGGGGCGGGAGCTTGCTGATGCTCTCGGCGTCGAGTTGTGTGCCCTGGTGGTGGGAGACAAGGTCGAGCATCTATGCAATGAGGCCTTCAGCTGGGGGGCGGACAAGGCGTATCTCGTCGACGCTCCCGTATATAGATTTTACCGCACGGAAACTTACCTTAAAGCTGTCTGCGCCCTCGTTAACAAGTACAAACCCGAAATAATTCTTATGGGTGCGACAGGTCTCGGCCGCGATCTTGCCGGCGCCGTCGCGACAGTTCTCAAGACGGGCCTCACCGCAGATTGTACCGGCCTCGGTATCGACGACAAGCGGAACCTCATGCAGACCCGTCCCGCCTTCGGCGGCAACATCATGGCTACCATCATGTGCGACAAGTTCCGTCCGCAGATGGCGACGGTGAGGCCTCATGTGATGGCGATGCCGGAGCGCAGAGAGGGGACGGGGGAGATCATCCGTGAAGAGTGCCCGGTGAGGGAAGAGGATGTCCTGGTCAAGGTTCTGGAGATCATCAGCGACAAAAAAGGGAAGGAACAGATAGATATCGCCGGAGCCGAGTTCATCATCTCCGGAGGCCGCGGCATGATGGGGAAGGAGAACTTCGCGCTTCTCCAGGAGCTCGCCGACGAGCTGGGAGGTGTTGTCGGAGCTTCCCGCAGCGCCGTGGACGCCGGCTGGATGCCCCAGGAACGGCAGGTGGGGCAGACGGGAAAAACTGTGCGTCCGAAGATATACATCGCCTGCGGCATATCCGGCGCAATTCAGCATCTGGTCGGAATGCAGGACTCCGATTTCGTCATCGCCATCAACCGGGACAAAGAAGCCCCGATCTTCGAGGTCGCAACCTACGGAATCGTAGGCGATCTCTTTCAGGTCGTACCGGCCATCATCAAGCGCGTACGGGAGCTGAAAGCAGAGCGCCAGAAGAACGTAGCCTAGGCAATGCCATAATCAGGTCGCTAAAAAACCAGGTTGCTCAAAAGCGGTCAGATCGTCACACCCGCAGAAAGTTGCCGCGGAGGCGTAGTACCCTCTGGGGCATAAACAGCGCTACGCTGCACAAGGCGGGCTTTCGAGGACGGTGGCGAGATGACTGGTTTTCAGCAACCTGCCGATTCGCAAGAGGTATACATGACACCCAACAACCCCGCAATCTTCGCCCCCCTTTTCATAGCCGCCCTTGTTTTTTTCGCCTGGAGCTGTTACCGGCGTTTCAGGCTCCTGTCGCTGGGACAGTCGGAAAACCGTTTCGAGCGCCCCGACCTGCGCATCTGGGACATGCTCCTCTACGCCTTCGGCCAGAAGAGGGTGGTGGAGAAAGCCTTCGGCATCAATCACTTCGTTATCTTCTGGGGCTTCGTCATACTCCTGCTGGCCAACGCGGATTTCCTGATTCAGGGGATGTTCCCCGGGGTCGGGCTGCATCTTCTCCCGGCGGGGGTGCACCACGCGCTTCTCTTTGCCTTCGATGCCGTTTCGCTCCTTACTCTCGTGAGCATAATGCTCGCTTTCGGACGGCGCATCTTCGTGAATCCGGACTACCTCAACACACCCTATGTCAAGGCCCGGAGCCCCGAAGCTTTCATGATCC from Geobacter sp. DSM 9736 includes the following:
- a CDS encoding N-acetyltransferase; the protein is MERLFPPPVPRKEANLEIAPFKKEDAAVFLVHACAEGWLCEPWEIDFLLNAFPSGCLTARKGGVPFAFVTAVSYGCHGWIGNLLVHPAERGRGVGLTLMQRALAELRKVRTETVWLTASAAGRPLYERLGFREIDTVRRWVGAGCGNARTLQGQGDVPVLPADRLGWGEPRTQLVDAITARAVVYSGPAGFLMAQPAAGYIQIGPWAGDSLRQTFHLFDKLLSHLGKKRVVLDSPAGNDIEGDLRMRNFYATSSASLMFRGERPEYRPHTSVPWAASEAWGEVASIYSDKELR
- a CDS encoding electron transfer flavoprotein subunit beta/FixA family protein, producing the protein MLIVACIKQVPDTTQVQIDPVTNTLVREGIPFIVNPYDTHALEESLRLKDRFGVRVAAMSMGPPNAEATLRKALALGVDEAILLSDRVFGGADTLATSNVLSAAITRLNEQEEVGLVICGKQTIDGDTAQVGPGIATRLGLTQLTLVDRIEHFDPKGRTVRVRRKLEGRHEIVEAPLPAMLTVVRELNRPRYPTVPMRLASADSEVTVWNNQVLKLDEMSIGLKGSPTWVSRIFSPERDKGEIIGDGLNDPEGTAKLLIDKLLAKDLLAL
- a CDS encoding radical SAM protein, whose product is MAHACGSAKKVQGHPCFGGDHRKNGRMHLAVAPKCNIQCGYCSRRHDCANESRPGVTSRILTPQEALVKVREVMASPILGPMIKVVGIAGPGDPLANEETFETFRLVREEFPHLIACMSTNGLLLPQKIDRLAELGLCSLTVTINALDPEVAAAIYRSVTFGGHRYTGSEGAALLIANQLEGLKLAAQHGMTIKVNTVLIPGVNDGEVQRVARKVKELGAHVMNVLPLIPQASFAHMTPPDEALLDKMRRENEAIIGQFKHCRQCRADAVGLLDGAAVSAAGAA
- a CDS encoding FAD-binding protein, coding for MTEPKKLKKPRGKACLIEGKCIACGARCESSCPVDAVTMNDAGEPIIDAEKCIGCVKCVKVCPAQAIEMFFTPEEQKILDEIMKQEGGSAEEPDDEEAALAKTLSAYTGVWVFVEQTEGEAAKVSWELLGKGRELADALGVELCALVVGDKVEHLCNEAFSWGADKAYLVDAPVYRFYRTETYLKAVCALVNKYKPEIILMGATGLGRDLAGAVATVLKTGLTADCTGLGIDDKRNLMQTRPAFGGNIMATIMCDKFRPQMATVRPHVMAMPERREGTGEIIREECPVREEDVLVKVLEIISDKKGKEQIDIAGAEFIISGGRGMMGKENFALLQELADELGGVVGASRSAVDAGWMPQERQVGQTGKTVRPKIYIACGISGAIQHLVGMQDSDFVIAINRDKEAPIFEVATYGIVGDLFQVVPAIIKRVRELKAERQKNVA